The Miscanthus floridulus cultivar M001 chromosome 7, ASM1932011v1, whole genome shotgun sequence genome includes a region encoding these proteins:
- the LOC136465062 gene encoding uncharacterized protein has translation MFYGGSVSPPREPPWKKFMIPRRSPEKKMGDGQTSGGSGIKESSLLWPMLTRSNYQEWAMLMQCNYEALEIWEVIDPGVNPKCSQDHQAMSALLRSVPKEMWQTLGSRKTVKEAWEVVRTMRIGADWVKDVNAQKLMKEFENIQFKDGETIDDFSMRITNLIANLKSYGETVEDARVVKKFLRVVPPHFNSMVVSIEMIHDLKKLTVEELIGHLHAAKERFEDKVEQITDKAG, from the coding sequence ATGTTCTACGGTGGGTCCGTGAGCCCACCTAGAGAACCGCCGTGGAAGAAATTCATGATTCCAAGAAGATCGCCGGAGAAGAAGATGGGGGACGGCCAGACGAGTGGCGGATCAGGCATCAAGGAGAGCTCGCTGCTGTGGCCGATGTTGACCCGCTCGAATTATCAAGAGTGGGCAATGTTGATGCAGTGTAATTACGAGGCTCTGGAGATTTGGGAGGTGATTGATCCAGGGGTAAACCCTAAGTGCTCCCAAGATCACCAGGCGATGAGCGCGCTCTTGCGCTCAGTGCCAAAGGAGATGTGGCAAACCCTCGGAAGCCGCAAGACCGTGAAGGAGGCGTGGGAAGTGGTGCGAACGATGCGCATAGGTGCGGATTGGGTGAAGGACGTCAATGCCCAGAAGCTCATGAAGGAGTTCGAGAACATCCAGTTCAAGGATGGGGAGACAATTGACGACTTCAGCATGCGCATCACcaacctcatcgccaacctcaagTCATATGGGGAAACGGTGGAGGACGCCCGGGTAGTCAAGAAGTTCCTGCGCGTGGTGCCTCCTCATTTCAATAGCATGGTTGTTTCAATTGAGATGATCCATGATCTCAAGAAGCTCACAGTGGAAGAACTGATCGGGCACCTGCATGCGGCTAAGGAGCGCTTCGAAGACAAGGTCGAGCAAATCACCGACAAGGCAGGGTGA